Genomic DNA from Electrophorus electricus isolate fEleEle1 chromosome 23, fEleEle1.pri, whole genome shotgun sequence:
tttgtatttagtTTAGTAACGTGTATATTTTGTACTCGGCTGGAGTTTCTTCATTTGCATATCCTTGACAACTCCTCCCCTCATTCTATAAGACCCTGCGCTGCAATGCACTGTTCATATCTGCTCCGCTCTCTAATGCCTTTAAAGAATTCTATTTGGCAGACGCGTAATCATGTTTATGAACAGATGAAAACACAACATGGACAGGCTTTGTAATGTTTGCCTAAATAGTGCGTAAAAAGCAGCCTACCTATCCTTCTTTTCGGATACTCTGGATATTTCTATATTGTGGTTTTCCATTGATTCTCTTTTTAAGTTGGAGAGGTGCGTTTCTGATGATGGCATTTGCCATGTTGCGGCCTATGGCAACTCATCTCGTGTACCCAGATCACAACATGCTGTCGGAGGATGAGGAAAACCGCAGCGAAAGCGATGGCAGCTCAGACCAAAGTTATGGGTGTTGTGCAAACGCGGACAAACGGCGGCGCATGTCCCGCAAATCCGGAGTGAGCAGTTTGGTCATCGTAAAACAAAGGAATGCGGCCAACGCGCGGGAACGGGATAGGACGCAAAGTGTCAATACGGCATTTACAGCATTACGGACTCTAATTCCTACGGAGCCGGTTGACAGAAAGCTCTCCAAGATTGAGACGCTTCGGCTGGCATCCAGCTACATCTCTCACTTAGCCAACGTCCTGCATATAGGTGACGGTAGCGAGGACGCACAGCCGTGCCTGAGCGCAGTGTATAGCGCGCAAGGGGAAAGCGGTGGGAAGCAGCCGCGTACCATCTGTACTTTCTGCCTTAGCAATCAGAGGAAAGGGGTAAGCGTGTGTACGTTTTCAGTAAGTACAATATTAGCATGTGCAACGAAACGGTTAAGTAAGAACAGTATCATACTGTGCAGTGCTCACATCTGCGCTTAAAAGCGTGAACGCCCAATCTGATTCTTACAAAAGATGATGCAATGACcactttatttatattgtgCAACGATATTTGTGATTCTCAAAAGATTCAGTTATATCTTGACTGTACTTTGGAACTGCTGCAATTGCAGTATAGGCTACGTTTAAATCACAGGATACTCCAATGGGTATAAAAAGGTCAACACGTTTTATGTAGGCTAGAACTTTCATTCTTTTCCATAGGCAACATTGTTGAATTGTGTTGTAGTGTATGTTGTTGAAttgttattaatgtattatgTGGTTATATTGCAAAGGCTACTATGTAAATTGTTTTGCCTGATAACATTTTGTAATTCGATTCGTGACAGAAGTAATATTTAAGTCACTACTGTAATCATTGTTTAAAGGCTATATGTTGATACCAGTGGTGTGTTACATTTATTCTTCACAAACGTAGGCCTATGTTGTGTTTCTTTACGTCATTAGCACGAAATGACACCATTTTCTTGTATGTTTTGCAGGTAAAAGATGGCAAAGACTGTCTCAGAATGCGAGGAATAACGTCTTTGCGAATGAGCCGCCGATAGCCGACTGTGAAACCTCGCCGCTTTAGTTGTGACATGTCGAACTCAGGGAAGCTCGGGGAGAAGCGCCGGTCCGCCAGAGAACGTAGAGACTTATTTTAAAGTACTAGTAAGTGATTCAAGAGACAGCTCTTTATGtactttctttttcatttctttgaacattttaaaatgcagtgcaTACACTTTTGTCAAGAGAGAGTCtatagatttgtttttaaatgtgtgaacaCAAGGTCTGTACCCcacagtgaaaaaaaataaagtatattttTGTCAGATTTATAATTCCCCTcgatttttatttacagtgtatattattttgtatgttgATAAAAGCCAACTGCTAGAGCAGTGACACTGGAACAGCGCTAATTAAGCCGTAGTGCTCATCAGGACACAATCACCAGTATACTTTAACATTGCTCATTAACAGTTAAACTATAAGACATCTCGGAAAGGTGATGAGCTTGCAGGGTTCAAGGAGACTCTGTAGTTTTTTTGACAACATGCTTCTGTTTTGATTTATATGGAATCTGTTCAGACTATTCCAAATACTGTGAAGTAGCCCCTGTAaccaaaatatatattgtacattcaACCACATAAATATATAACCAAACTTATTTAGCTGGCTGTTCATATGGCATTTTGTTCTCAAGGGTGCACTGAGGTGGTGGAGACTTTGTAAATATCTTACAGATAGGAGTTCTTAATGCTCCAGAATTTTTCACTATGGTTCTAGAATACAACTGTATCTAGATACAAATATGGAACAAATATGTGACCAGGAGCCATGAAAGGGGTTTTGCATAGTAACGTTCCTTGATAAGAGTGTTGAAGAACACTCTCCTACACAAGTGTAATATAAGGTTAGATCTTTCTCAAGAAAAAgtgaagaataaaaatgtaaatgtaaatgtaaaaaggaaTTCCACAGATGCTTGCTGTCCGGAATTGGAAAAGGCTGTTTAGTGCTGTGGTCTGCAGTAGCAGTGGCAAGCCTGCTTTGAGGTCTTCAGAGGCAGAGGCTACAAAGGTGAAAAACAGGAAAGGAATAGTTAGACTCTCTTTGTATTGGGGCACTAAGACTGGCAGTTCTAAAACTGTCTATCTGATCTAGCAAAACAGCCATATATTCTGATGTAAACCAAGGAGAGGCTGTATAGAAACATTgctcacatttattttttattttttgctggagagagtaagaggaaaaaatgagagaaaagaagaaaataagcaCCCTTTTAATAAGAAATCTACAGTACCCAAGCAGACAGAGAGTTTATAAGTATGGCTTCAATAAGGGAACaagtaaatatgtaaacagtTGTTAAATAGCCTGGTTCNNNNNNNNNNNNNNNNNNNNNNNNNNNNNNNNNNNNNNNNNNNNNNNNNNNNNNNNNNNNNNNNNNNNNNNNNNNNNNNNNNNNNNNNNNNNNNNNNNNNCTGGTTCCTTTGGCCAAAAGAGCTGAAATGGAATTAGAGTTTAGATTCCATCTGCAAATAAATTTAGGCTATCCAAAATTTCAGAATCAGCCTAGATGTAAACATGATctggatatttaaaaaaaaaaaaggtttaaaaaaaaatcatgcagaGCCATGCagaatccatccatccatccatccatccatccatccatccatccatccatccatccatcccatTTTCTGCTTTGAAAGTGTGGATGAGGCAATGCTGGTGCAAGCGTGGTGTGAGGGTCGTGGGCTCCAGTGTCATTGGCCAGAGTGTATTTCTGCAAATCTCACGCtttcagtcttttctttctctctctttttccctctcgccttttctgttttttgaagTCTGGGATGGATTAGTCACGGTGAATAGTACCCCTTGGTCGGTGCAGGGACCTTgacacagctgtgtgtctgagagttGTATAAATCACTAGCGGGGTCGgcaggagtgggggggggggggggtagcagGGAGGAATGAACAGAAAagggggtgtgttggggggggctAGAGAACCCAAAGAGACTTAGAGAGAGTTCTTGCTGCAGCTGAGGGGAAGAGGGCCACATTTCTAGACCGAGATTTGAAGATCTTGGAAGAAATACAGGGTCACTGAACTCCCAGTTCTGAAGTCTGTTTAAAAATAGTGAAATCAAAATATAGATCTGTGCCAGTTTTGAGACCTGAGAGACATTGACAATGGAATATATTTTCTCCAAACttctaatattttatatttatgcttCACCtttattttcccattttatgtattttttatattactttAGGTGCTGTGGtccttttcaaagcaaaatggGCTTTTCAGTGGTCACTATGTGCAACTACAGGATTTACAGTAAATGcagtatgcacacatgcatgcgcgtgcacacacacaaacacacatagtcAGCTGCAGGATAGACGATTTGGTGATCTTTCAGCATGACAGGCAGCTGGGAAATGGTTGGCTTTGTCTGCATAGTAACTGTTATCCACAGTGACCCTTTAAGTCTTGTGATGCAGAGTAACCCAGATTCAGCATCCCGTGACTCATAAGAACCTGAAGAAGCTTCCTAAGAGTCACACAAAAGCTGTTGTAAAGGCTAAGGAATATTTCTCCTCTCACATAACTGATTTCATGGTTCTCTCTGAAAGATATTTTTCTAAGTCGCTTTAGTTTTTGCCAGTATTGTAATCACTGAGTTTTTGACAATGACTATTGTAACCGAACCTTGTACCTTTAAGTTATACTGATTTTTACATATTATCATTTCAGAAAAAATCAAATTGTTGAAAAAGAACAGGTCAGAACAACTAACAGCCAGTccacttaaaataaataaataaataaaataattaataacacacacacacacacacacacacacacacacacacacacacacacacacacacacacacactaaggtaaataaataaaagttagattcataaaaaaatacattcgGAAGTAAGTGTTGTAACAAAACCTATGAAAATATGCACCTGGTCATAGTACCACAAAGATCATCATACACAGCATACAGTTATTATTTTGAATGCCTTGACTCTGAAGCCCTATTTGATATATGTTTCTTATCCGCTAGTATACACAGTACAAATCTGGGCTGGTCAAAGCACTGGTCCATTGTTTCAGTTCCCAACTGGCTTTGTGGGTCAGTTCAGTTTAACCCAATTTTGCTTGATGTATGTTTAGTGCTTTGCCTATTGTCTCTAGCATTTATTCCACATTAATCAGAATTAAAGGAAGGATGTGTAGTTCAGACAGGACATGGAGCATGCTTAAGTGTGAGACTTTGATTTAATGAAAGGATGCCAGAGAGTGATGAGATTTTATTGGTGCATTTTACTGAACCTTTAATCTCAAGTCTCTGGAGGAACCATGGTACACGCCTTGCTTACCCAGATGACCTCTGTTGGCAACATGCAGCTCAGCTGTTTCTTTACTGTTCTTGCCAGTAGCTGTGTAAAACATGTATTAGCTTACCCAGATTTTAATTCATACCAATGAAGCCTGAACTAAAGCACAATCATTCAAGCCGAGCTTGATAGGAAAAAAGAAGTGAAGAGAATACTGATGGATTAATTTTGTCCAACATTCGTAAAATATTCCCTTCAATGAACTGAtagtatataaaaatgtttttaacccaTCGacatcaatttaatttaattattactaTGCTGGTTATTTGGCCATATATTAACTTGTGCCACCAACCACACTCAAACTAATGCTTGTTTATTGCCTTTTCTGAACAGGTTTGATTAGAagcacactctctcccactgaTTTACTAACAACTGAACTGTTGCCTAGTTACGCCTGTCTCCAAGGAGAACTCCCCTCTGCAAGTTCCGGCAGGGAAATGGGTCCAGCCagcttggacacacacactgcaaaacgcacaaacacacacaggcacacacactgacaaacatacactcactcagacacacacactgcttcgAAGTTTGTCTGACCCAAACCAGACTGTACTCTAAATGTCTGGGGAGGAATTGAGGAAGCCTCCCCAGTGCTTGGGAGCGCATGGAAACACCATTCCTATTTAGTAGAAAAGATTGCTGAGGGTCTtccctttttctgtttctctcgggtatcggtgtgtgtgggtgtgtgtgtgtgaagaggtgagtgtcggtgtgtgtgggtgtactgCTGGCCCAGGCATCCGATCTGAGATGGCTCCCTGAGGCATCTGTTCTGCAGGAAGATGTCTGATGCACACAGGAAAGCAAAACATGCGTGTCCAACCCCACCACGGACGTCTCCCCAtacacccacccccaacaccTTACTGTGGGTCAGCTCCGGTCCTGACATCATCCGGCAGCCAAAGCAGATGGATAGCTCCCAGAAGCCAAACCAGggcaaaagaataaaagaatgggagagaaagCATCCTTTTCTTCCCAACAAATTCAGCAGGCATGTTAAcgacacagacagagatgaaTGAATAGAGAGATAGGGACAGAGTGAGTTCTGGAAACCAGATCCATTAACTCTTGCCTCCATTTCTGATTTCTAAAGTAGGCCATACACAACAAACTACAGAGCATGTGCAAGTCAAACATCAACGGCAGCAAATACCTCCCTGTA
This window encodes:
- the tcf15 gene encoding transcription factor 15, with the protein product MMAFAMLRPMATHLVYPDHNMLSEDEENRSESDGSSDQSYGCCANADKRRRMSRKSGVSSLVIVKQRNAANARERDRTQSVNTAFTALRTLIPTEPVDRKLSKIETLRLASSYISHLANVLHIGDGSEDAQPCLSAVYSAQGESGGKQPRTICTFCLSNQRKGVKDGKDCLRMRGITSLRMSRR